A genomic region of Procambarus clarkii isolate CNS0578487 chromosome 88, FALCON_Pclarkii_2.0, whole genome shotgun sequence contains the following coding sequences:
- the LOC138359078 gene encoding jerky protein homolog: MKQCTIEKLLVVHMLSVEEAVWEWYRQTRDESKKPVPGLLIKEKAKHFHQEMRLHNNCAYSDGRLRGFKVRHGIRHLKLRDEKQSADAKGAEKCVSKFQIVQDDSLSPKQIYNADEISLYWCTLDDCTFTHQDERGCSTRFKTNKERLSLLVCANAAGTLKLSHFVPEMKNHFKSIGLLENNKVVLFLDNSSTHPYEDELVKGNTVCLEYFCHPT, encoded by the coding sequence ATGAAGCAATGCACAATAGAAAAATTGTTAGTAGTGCACATGTTAAGTGTTGAAGAGGCTGTATGGGAATGGTACAGGCAGACACGTGACGAATCAAAGAAGCCAGTGCCAGGATTGCTTATTAAGGAAAAAGCCAAGCATTTTCACCAAGAAATGAGGCTTCATAATAACTGTGCATACAGTGATGGGCGGCTAAGGGGCTTTAAGGTTCGTCATGGAATTAGGCATTTGAAATTGCGAGATGAAAAACAATCTGCTGATGCAAAAGGTGCAGAGAAAtgtgtgtcaaaatttcagatCGTGCAGGATGATTCTTTATCTCCCAAGCAAATTTATAACGCCGACGAAATAAGCTTGTATTGGTGCACGTTAGATGATTGTACATTcactcatcaggatgaaagagGTTGTTCAACTAGGTTCAAAACAAATAAAGAACGGCTCTCTTTACTTGTTTGTGCAAATGCAGCTGGCACACTCAAATTAAGTCATTTTGTACCCGAAATGAAAAACCATTTTAAGAGCATTGGTTTACTAGAGAACAACAAAGTAGTGCTCTTTCTTGATAATAGCTCAACACATCCATATGAAGATGAGCTAGTTAAGGGCAATACtgtatgtttggaatatttttgcCACCCAACATAA